Proteins encoded by one window of Micromonospora coxensis:
- the xseA gene encoding exodeoxyribonuclease VII large subunit, whose protein sequence is MTDAPRSTPEEPWPVRVVSQKVGAWIARLGWVWVDGQVAQISRRPGASTVFLTLRDPSADLSLTVTTNRDVLDSGAPELREGARVVLHAKPEFYAARGTLSLRADEIRQVGLGELLARLEKLKKLLAAEGLFDRARKRRPPFLPQRIGLITGRASAAERDVLTNARRRWPAVEFRTVNVAVQGPSAVPQIVDALKVLDADPTIDVIIIARGGGGIEDLLPFSDEALCRAVFACRTPVVSAIGHETDAPLVDYVADVRASTPTDAAKRVVPDLTEEVRLIGQARSRLERAVRNLVDRERHRLDLLRSRPVLSRPQVMVDQRAAEVTALRDRTGRCLDHRLGAAGDDLRHTLARLRALSPAATLDRGYAIVQRADGHVVRAAAEVAKGDPLRVRLAEGELTATVDEPREP, encoded by the coding sequence GTGACCGACGCCCCGCGCAGCACCCCCGAGGAGCCCTGGCCGGTCCGGGTGGTCAGCCAGAAGGTCGGCGCCTGGATCGCCCGCCTCGGCTGGGTCTGGGTGGACGGGCAGGTCGCGCAGATCAGCCGCCGGCCCGGCGCCAGCACCGTCTTCCTCACCCTGCGCGACCCGTCGGCCGACCTCAGCCTCACCGTCACCACCAACCGGGACGTGCTCGACTCCGGCGCGCCCGAGCTGCGCGAGGGCGCCCGGGTGGTGCTGCACGCCAAGCCGGAGTTCTACGCCGCGCGGGGCACGCTCAGCCTGCGCGCCGACGAGATCCGCCAGGTGGGGCTCGGCGAGCTGCTGGCCCGGCTGGAGAAACTCAAGAAGCTGCTCGCCGCCGAGGGGCTCTTCGACCGGGCGCGCAAGCGCCGGCCGCCGTTCCTGCCGCAGCGGATCGGGCTGATCACCGGCCGGGCCTCCGCGGCCGAGCGGGACGTGCTCACCAACGCCCGGCGGCGCTGGCCGGCGGTCGAGTTCCGCACGGTCAACGTGGCGGTGCAGGGGCCGAGCGCGGTGCCGCAGATCGTGGACGCGCTCAAGGTGCTCGACGCCGACCCGACCATCGACGTGATCATCATCGCCCGGGGCGGTGGCGGCATCGAGGATCTGCTGCCCTTCTCCGACGAGGCGCTCTGCCGGGCGGTCTTCGCCTGTCGTACGCCGGTGGTCAGCGCGATCGGCCACGAGACGGACGCGCCGCTGGTGGACTACGTGGCCGACGTACGCGCGTCCACCCCCACCGACGCGGCCAAGCGGGTCGTCCCGGACCTCACCGAGGAGGTGCGCCTGATCGGCCAGGCCCGGTCCCGGCTGGAACGGGCGGTCCGCAACCTGGTGGACCGGGAGCGGCACCGTCTCGACCTGCTGCGGTCCCGCCCGGTGCTGTCCCGTCCGCAGGTGATGGTGGACCAGCGTGCCGCCGAGGTGACCGCGCTGCGCGACCGGACGGGCCGCTGCCTGGACCATCGGCTCGGCGCCGCCGGTGACGACCTGCGGCACACCCTGGCCCGGCTGCGCGCCCTCTCCCCCGCCGCCACCCTCGACCGCGGGTACGCCATCGTGCAGCGCGCGGACGGCCACGTGGTCCGCGCGGCCGCCGAGGTCGCCAAGGGTGATCCGCTGCGGGTACGCCTCGCCGAGGGCGAGCTGACCGCGACCGTCGACGAACCGAGGGAGCCGTGA
- a CDS encoding 4-hydroxy-3-methylbut-2-enyl diphosphate reductase: MTQAETTPRTGKRVLLAKPRGYCAGVDRAVQTVEEALKLYGAPIYVRKQIVHNKHVVQTLEAQGAIFVEENEEVPEGATVIFSAHGVAPEVYEQAKARSLKAIDATCPLVTKVHQEAKRFAAEDYDILLIGHEGHEEVVGTAGEAPAHIQLVDGPDGVDKVTVRDPNKVVWLSQTTLSVDETMETVARLKSRLPLLQSPPSDDICYATSNRQHVVKEIAPECDVVIVVGSRNSSNSVRLVEVALDAGARAGHLVDFAHEIDDAWLEGATTVGLTSGASVPDDLVQQVLTHLAERGFTDVDEVVTANERLTFSLPQELKRDMKAAAAVRG; encoded by the coding sequence GTGACTCAGGCTGAGACGACTCCCCGGACCGGCAAGCGCGTGCTCCTGGCCAAGCCCCGCGGCTACTGCGCGGGCGTGGACCGGGCGGTGCAGACCGTCGAGGAGGCGCTCAAGCTCTACGGCGCCCCGATCTACGTGCGCAAGCAGATCGTGCACAACAAGCACGTCGTGCAGACCCTGGAGGCCCAGGGCGCGATCTTCGTGGAGGAGAACGAGGAGGTGCCGGAGGGCGCCACCGTGATCTTCTCCGCGCACGGCGTCGCCCCCGAGGTCTACGAGCAGGCGAAGGCGCGCTCGCTGAAGGCGATCGACGCGACCTGCCCGCTGGTGACGAAGGTGCACCAGGAGGCCAAGCGGTTCGCCGCGGAGGACTACGACATCCTGCTCATCGGGCACGAGGGGCACGAGGAGGTCGTCGGCACCGCCGGTGAGGCCCCCGCGCACATCCAGCTCGTCGACGGCCCGGACGGCGTCGACAAGGTCACCGTGCGCGACCCGAACAAGGTCGTCTGGCTCTCCCAGACCACCCTGTCGGTGGACGAGACGATGGAGACCGTGGCCCGGCTGAAGTCCCGGCTGCCGCTGCTCCAGTCGCCGCCCAGCGACGACATCTGCTACGCCACCTCCAACCGCCAGCACGTGGTCAAGGAGATCGCCCCCGAGTGCGACGTGGTGATCGTCGTCGGCTCGCGCAACTCCTCCAACTCGGTGCGCCTGGTCGAGGTGGCCCTGGACGCGGGCGCCCGCGCCGGCCACCTGGTCGACTTCGCCCACGAGATCGACGACGCCTGGCTGGAGGGGGCCACCACCGTCGGCCTGACCTCCGGCGCCAGCGTGCCGGACGATCTGGTGCAGCAGGTGTTGACGCACCTGGCCGAGCGGGGCTTCACCGACGTGGACGAGGTGGTCACCGCCAACGAGCGGCTGACCTTCTCGCTGCCCCAGGAGCTCAAGCGCGACATGAAGGCCGCGGCGGCGGTTCGCGGCTGA
- a CDS encoding S8 family serine peptidase, with translation MTNPHSRRGRTSAALLASALAAGALTLTGSANPAVAGQSTQVNALKSATAGWSPTDHDRLTEARAAGRKAVTVLIAAKAGQARSVADGLAALGADVRYRDDDLGYLRASVAVDKADRIPTLAGVQTVEIDAPVELPDPRPDGSEAPAPQPAPGADTPADNPYMPIRDIGAAAFAAANPTRDGRGTTVAIIDTGVDLAHPALQKTTTGERKIVDWVTATHPTDDGDPTWISMSAGVSGPTFTVGGRQWTAPGSGGYRFGTFDERNPALGGEVGNDVNRDGNPAGSSGVFGVLWDGESTVWVDTDQDGSFADQAAMTDYKVRHDVGTFGTDNPATAVAESMPFVVQVDGKNKFVNIGIVSGAHGSHVAGIVAANGMFGGAMTGAAPGAKLISVRTCLFVAGCTSHALIEGMIYAAKQADADVINMSIGGLPALNDGNNTRAALYNRLIDRYDVQMYISAGNSGPGVNTVGDPSVAEKVLSVGSYITDATWRSNYGSSSPYAESLHYYSSRGPREDGGFKPDLVAPGSAISTVPTWQLGGPVPGTYPLPPGYAMFNGTSMASPQAAGVGALLVGAAKAEGFQSKPVQIRQALKSSARFIDNTGAYEQGAGLIDVKGAYDLLRTNLKPVDISSSVAVDTVLSGFLAKPGVGVGIYDREGVTVGTAYTRTYTFTRTSGGSKATTYQLTWVGNDGTFSAPASVSLPLNKPVTVAVRVDPASPGAHSAILRLDDPATAGVDHQTLNTVIAPYTFEASANHQVTVEGRVGRNQSLHYFVRVPAGTPALKVDFAGPTGAAGTGQARFLRYHPYGVGIDSNASTSCFVPAAGACATGSPNSRTVSEPLTGVWEITVDGRRTSDAEWTPFTLTASVLGATVTPNPDDIAAATANVPVERSYTLTSTLGSFTGRATGSTLGSARQGPFTIANRETKEYDLTVTPGSTQLRATIGGTSDPGADLDLYLLNCTSGTCVAAGQSADGDSEESVTVANPAAGAWKVRVEGYAVPAGSTSYRYIDVFTNPAFGSVAVTDAHALRPSGATWTVPGTVTAKVAPAEGRVLHGNVQVRTDTNILIGNGDVVVRTVG, from the coding sequence GTGACAAACCCCCACAGTCGGCGCGGCCGGACCTCGGCCGCGCTTCTGGCGTCGGCCCTGGCCGCCGGCGCCCTGACCTTGACCGGCTCGGCCAACCCCGCCGTCGCCGGCCAGTCCACCCAGGTGAACGCCCTCAAGAGCGCCACCGCCGGCTGGAGCCCCACCGACCACGACCGGCTGACCGAGGCCCGCGCCGCCGGCCGTAAGGCGGTCACCGTCCTCATCGCCGCGAAGGCCGGGCAGGCCCGTTCGGTCGCCGACGGTCTCGCCGCCCTCGGCGCCGACGTCCGCTATCGCGACGACGACCTCGGCTACCTGCGGGCGAGTGTCGCGGTCGACAAGGCCGACCGGATCCCGACGCTGGCCGGCGTGCAGACGGTCGAGATCGACGCCCCCGTCGAGCTGCCCGACCCTCGTCCGGACGGCTCGGAGGCCCCCGCGCCGCAGCCCGCGCCGGGTGCGGACACCCCCGCCGACAACCCGTACATGCCGATCCGGGACATCGGCGCGGCCGCCTTCGCCGCGGCGAACCCGACCCGGGACGGCCGCGGCACCACCGTCGCCATCATCGACACCGGCGTCGACCTCGCCCACCCGGCGCTGCAGAAGACCACCACCGGCGAACGGAAGATCGTCGACTGGGTCACCGCGACCCACCCGACCGACGACGGCGACCCCACGTGGATCAGCATGTCGGCCGGCGTCTCCGGCCCCACCTTCACCGTCGGTGGTCGTCAGTGGACCGCTCCGGGCTCCGGCGGGTACCGCTTCGGCACCTTCGACGAGCGCAACCCCGCACTCGGCGGTGAGGTCGGCAACGACGTCAACCGCGACGGCAACCCGGCCGGCAGCAGCGGCGTCTTCGGCGTCCTCTGGGACGGCGAGTCGACCGTCTGGGTCGACACCGACCAGGACGGCTCCTTCGCCGACCAGGCCGCCATGACCGACTACAAGGTCCGCCACGACGTCGGCACCTTCGGCACCGACAACCCGGCGACCGCCGTCGCCGAGTCGATGCCGTTCGTCGTGCAGGTCGACGGCAAGAACAAGTTCGTGAACATCGGCATCGTCTCCGGCGCCCACGGCTCGCACGTGGCCGGCATCGTCGCCGCCAACGGCATGTTCGGCGGCGCGATGACCGGCGCCGCCCCGGGTGCCAAGCTGATCTCCGTCCGCACCTGCCTCTTCGTCGCCGGCTGCACCTCGCACGCCCTCATCGAGGGCATGATCTACGCGGCCAAGCAGGCCGACGCGGACGTCATCAACATGTCGATCGGTGGCCTGCCCGCCCTCAACGACGGCAACAACACGCGGGCCGCGCTCTACAACCGACTCATCGACAGGTACGACGTGCAGATGTACATCTCGGCCGGCAACAGCGGGCCGGGCGTCAACACCGTCGGCGACCCCTCGGTCGCCGAGAAGGTGCTCAGTGTGGGCTCGTACATCACCGACGCCACCTGGCGGTCGAACTACGGCTCCAGCTCCCCGTACGCGGAGAGCCTGCACTACTACAGCTCCCGCGGCCCGCGTGAGGACGGCGGCTTCAAGCCCGACCTCGTCGCGCCGGGTTCGGCCATCTCCACCGTGCCCACCTGGCAGCTCGGCGGCCCGGTCCCCGGCACGTACCCGCTGCCGCCGGGGTACGCCATGTTCAACGGCACCTCGATGGCGTCCCCGCAGGCCGCCGGTGTCGGCGCGCTGCTGGTCGGTGCCGCGAAGGCGGAGGGCTTCCAGTCCAAGCCGGTCCAGATCCGGCAGGCCCTGAAGTCCTCGGCGCGGTTCATCGACAACACCGGTGCGTACGAGCAGGGGGCCGGCCTGATCGACGTCAAGGGCGCGTACGACCTGCTGCGCACCAACCTCAAGCCGGTCGACATCAGCTCGTCGGTGGCGGTCGACACCGTCCTCTCCGGTTTCCTCGCGAAGCCGGGTGTGGGCGTCGGCATCTACGACCGTGAAGGCGTCACCGTCGGCACCGCGTACACCCGCACCTACACCTTCACCCGCACCAGCGGCGGGTCGAAGGCGACCACCTACCAGCTGACCTGGGTGGGCAACGACGGCACCTTCTCCGCTCCGGCGTCGGTGTCACTGCCGCTGAACAAGCCGGTCACCGTGGCGGTGCGGGTCGACCCGGCGAGTCCGGGCGCACACTCGGCGATCCTGCGGCTCGACGACCCCGCCACCGCCGGCGTCGACCACCAGACGCTGAACACGGTCATCGCCCCGTACACCTTCGAGGCGTCGGCGAACCACCAGGTGACGGTCGAAGGCCGGGTCGGCCGCAACCAGTCCCTGCACTACTTCGTCCGGGTGCCGGCCGGCACCCCCGCGCTGAAGGTCGACTTCGCCGGCCCGACCGGCGCGGCCGGCACGGGGCAGGCCCGGTTCCTCCGCTACCACCCGTACGGGGTGGGGATCGACAGCAACGCGTCGACCTCCTGCTTCGTCCCGGCGGCCGGCGCCTGCGCCACCGGGTCGCCGAACAGCCGGACGGTCTCCGAACCGCTGACCGGCGTCTGGGAGATCACCGTGGACGGTCGGCGCACCTCCGACGCGGAGTGGACCCCGTTCACGCTGACCGCCTCGGTGCTGGGCGCCACCGTCACCCCGAACCCGGACGACATCGCCGCGGCCACGGCGAACGTGCCGGTCGAGCGCTCGTACACCCTGACCAGCACGTTGGGCTCCTTCACCGGTCGGGCGACCGGCAGCACGCTGGGCAGCGCCCGGCAGGGTCCGTTCACCATCGCCAACCGTGAGACCAAGGAGTACGACCTGACGGTCACCCCGGGCTCGACCCAGCTGCGGGCGACCATCGGCGGCACCTCCGACCCGGGTGCCGACCTCGACCTGTACCTGCTCAACTGCACCTCCGGCACCTGCGTGGCGGCGGGGCAGAGCGCGGACGGTGACTCGGAGGAGTCGGTGACCGTGGCCAACCCGGCGGCCGGCGCCTGGAAGGTCCGCGTCGAGGGCTACGCGGTGCCGGCCGGTTCGACGTCCTACCGGTACATCGACGTCTTCACCAACCCGGCCTTCGGGTCGGTGGCCGTGACCGACGCCCACGCGCTGCGGCCCAGCGGCGCCACCTGGACGGTTCCCGGCACGGTCACCGCGAAGGTGGCGCCGGCTGAGGGCCGCGTGCTCCACGGCAACGTCCAGGTCCGCACCGACACGAACATCCTGATCGGCAACGGTGACGTGGTGGTCCGGACGGTCGGCTGA
- a CDS encoding S8 family serine peptidase, with product MSKPRNLRRRTSAGLFASVVAAGAMTGAGGAATASAAPATTTPDATTNAVETLGAHDAKLLAEAEAKHAPTVTLIVATEKGEAKDVADAMKKLGGTVSQRFDSIGYVLAKVPTGKALKAATLPGVAAVDLDETIQLPDPVAEATPAGARTAAQGETLAGPGAGTGAVNPYMPTNETGAEAFKAAHPEWDGRGVTIGIMDSGVDLDQPALQKTTTGERKIVDWVTATDPLEDATWRAMITEVTGPAFTVGGAAWTAPAGTYRFATFRESITAGSDPAGDVNRDGDTTDTFGILYDSTTHDIRVDANQNRDFTDDELMRPYKEKFQVGHFGTDNPATAVREQIPFVVEYREDVDTAPVGGPGLVDYVNIGIVESTHGTHVAGITAANDMMGNGAFDGAAPGAKLVSARACSWGGGCTAAALTTGMADLVINRKVDVVNMSIGGLPALNDGSNARAQLYNDLITTYGVQMFISAGNSGPGLNTIGDPSVASNVVSVAASISKDTWLANYGSVVRKENALFNFSSRGPREDGGFKPNIAAPGSAIATAPTWQPGNVPVEAGYTLPPGYQMLNGTSMASPQAAGAAALLLSAAKANDQGVTPAALRRAIYTSAKPIDGVATYAQGYGMFHVPGAWKLLSKGVETRSYTSDAPVCTELSENLTRYDAGTGRFVPNPDRGTGVYNRCASGQGGQKVNQTKTYKVKVTRTTGPAGNVRHNLALRGNDGTFTAPKSVSLPLNKAVTVNVVAKPRTAGAHGALLTIDDPSTSVIDFEVSTVVVVAHDVKKPAYSFSTEGSVDRNGFTSYFVTVPAGAGALQVNLSGIATGSQTRFIAFNPYGVPVESTSSLACYTNFSNAATCKPQERDYQNPIPGVWEIEVEARRTSPSLNNPFQLQARVQGVTVEPAVIELPSVTAGTPAEVSWDLTNTFGPVAVTGQGGPLASVHAERPTIAEGAQQEWTVDVPAGATSFTARIGNTANLGADLDLSVFLGATRVGISADGDSEEAVTLTNPAPGTYRVVVDGYAVDGPGTSTAYDYRDSFSAPSLGTLSAPATPLALQNGDTATLTGTVTAQSAPAAGRALYGDLAVTTTEGAVVGRGSVSIGAVN from the coding sequence GTGAGCAAACCCCGCAACCTGCGCCGGCGTACCTCCGCCGGCCTGTTCGCCTCGGTCGTGGCAGCCGGCGCCATGACCGGCGCGGGCGGCGCCGCCACCGCGAGCGCCGCACCCGCGACCACCACCCCGGACGCCACCACCAACGCCGTCGAGACCCTCGGCGCGCACGACGCCAAGCTGCTCGCCGAGGCCGAGGCGAAGCACGCCCCGACCGTCACGCTGATCGTCGCCACCGAGAAGGGTGAGGCGAAGGACGTCGCCGACGCGATGAAGAAGCTCGGCGGCACGGTCAGCCAGCGCTTCGACTCCATCGGCTACGTGCTGGCGAAGGTCCCCACCGGCAAGGCCCTGAAGGCCGCCACGCTCCCCGGCGTCGCCGCGGTCGACCTCGACGAGACCATCCAGCTCCCCGACCCGGTCGCCGAGGCCACCCCGGCCGGCGCCCGCACCGCGGCACAGGGCGAGACCCTGGCCGGCCCGGGCGCCGGCACCGGCGCGGTCAACCCGTACATGCCGACCAACGAGACCGGCGCCGAGGCCTTCAAGGCCGCCCACCCGGAGTGGGACGGGCGCGGGGTCACCATCGGCATCATGGACTCCGGTGTGGACCTCGACCAGCCGGCGCTGCAGAAGACCACCACCGGCGAGCGCAAGATCGTCGACTGGGTCACCGCCACCGACCCGCTGGAGGACGCCACCTGGCGGGCGATGATCACCGAGGTGACCGGCCCGGCCTTCACCGTCGGCGGCGCCGCCTGGACCGCTCCCGCCGGCACCTACCGGTTCGCCACCTTCCGCGAGTCGATCACGGCGGGCAGCGACCCGGCCGGTGACGTCAACCGCGACGGCGACACCACCGACACGTTCGGCATCCTCTACGACAGCACCACCCACGACATCCGGGTGGACGCCAACCAGAACCGCGACTTCACCGACGACGAGCTGATGCGCCCGTACAAGGAGAAGTTCCAGGTCGGTCACTTCGGCACGGACAACCCGGCCACCGCGGTCCGCGAGCAGATCCCGTTCGTCGTCGAGTACCGCGAGGACGTCGACACCGCCCCGGTGGGCGGCCCCGGCCTGGTCGACTACGTCAACATCGGCATCGTCGAGTCGACCCACGGCACGCACGTCGCCGGCATCACCGCCGCCAACGACATGATGGGCAACGGCGCCTTCGACGGCGCGGCGCCCGGCGCCAAGCTGGTTTCCGCCCGCGCCTGCTCGTGGGGGGGTGGCTGCACCGCCGCCGCGCTCACCACCGGCATGGCCGACCTGGTGATCAACCGCAAGGTCGACGTGGTCAACATGTCGATCGGCGGTCTCCCGGCGCTCAACGACGGCTCCAACGCCCGCGCCCAGCTCTACAACGACCTGATCACCACGTACGGCGTGCAGATGTTCATCTCGGCCGGCAACTCCGGCCCGGGTCTGAACACGATCGGCGACCCGTCGGTCGCCTCCAACGTGGTCAGCGTCGCCGCCAGCATCAGCAAGGACACCTGGTTGGCCAACTACGGCTCGGTGGTGCGCAAGGAGAACGCGCTGTTCAACTTCTCCTCGCGCGGCCCGCGTGAGGACGGCGGCTTCAAGCCGAACATCGCCGCCCCGGGCTCGGCCATCGCCACCGCGCCGACCTGGCAGCCGGGCAACGTCCCGGTCGAGGCCGGCTACACGCTGCCGCCGGGCTACCAGATGCTCAACGGCACCTCGATGGCCTCGCCGCAGGCCGCCGGCGCCGCCGCGCTGCTGCTCTCCGCCGCCAAGGCGAACGACCAGGGCGTCACCCCGGCCGCGCTGCGCCGGGCCATCTACACCTCGGCGAAGCCGATCGACGGCGTCGCCACGTACGCCCAGGGCTACGGCATGTTCCACGTGCCGGGGGCCTGGAAGCTGCTCAGCAAGGGCGTCGAGACCCGCTCGTACACCTCGGACGCGCCGGTCTGCACCGAACTGTCGGAGAACCTGACCCGCTACGACGCGGGCACCGGCAGGTTCGTGCCGAACCCGGACCGGGGCACCGGCGTCTACAACCGGTGCGCCTCCGGCCAGGGCGGCCAGAAGGTCAACCAGACGAAGACCTACAAGGTCAAGGTCACCCGGACCACCGGCCCGGCCGGCAACGTCCGGCACAACCTGGCGCTGCGCGGCAACGACGGCACCTTCACCGCGCCGAAGTCCGTCTCGCTGCCGCTGAACAAGGCCGTCACCGTCAACGTGGTCGCCAAGCCGCGTACCGCCGGTGCGCACGGCGCGCTGCTGACGATCGACGACCCGAGCACCTCGGTGATCGACTTCGAGGTCTCCACCGTGGTGGTCGTCGCCCACGACGTGAAGAAGCCGGCCTACTCCTTCTCCACCGAGGGCTCGGTCGACCGCAACGGCTTCACCTCGTACTTCGTGACCGTGCCGGCCGGGGCGGGCGCGCTCCAGGTCAACCTCTCCGGCATCGCCACCGGCTCGCAGACCCGGTTCATCGCCTTCAACCCGTACGGCGTCCCGGTGGAGAGCACCTCCAGCCTCGCCTGCTACACCAACTTCTCCAACGCCGCGACCTGCAAGCCGCAGGAGCGGGACTACCAGAACCCGATCCCGGGCGTCTGGGAGATCGAGGTGGAGGCGCGGCGTACGTCGCCGTCGCTCAACAACCCGTTCCAGCTCCAGGCGCGGGTGCAGGGCGTCACGGTCGAGCCGGCCGTGATCGAGCTGCCGTCGGTGACCGCCGGCACCCCGGCCGAGGTGAGCTGGGACCTGACCAACACCTTCGGCCCGGTCGCGGTGACCGGCCAGGGCGGCCCGCTCGCCAGCGTGCACGCGGAGCGGCCGACCATCGCCGAGGGCGCGCAGCAGGAGTGGACCGTGGACGTGCCGGCCGGCGCGACCAGCTTCACCGCCCGGATCGGCAACACCGCCAACCTCGGCGCCGACCTGGACCTGTCGGTCTTCCTGGGCGCCACCCGGGTGGGCATCTCGGCCGACGGTGACTCGGAGGAGGCGGTCACCCTGACCAACCCCGCCCCGGGCACCTACCGGGTCGTGGTCGACGGGTACGCCGTGGACGGCCCCGGCACCAGCACCGCCTACGACTACCGGGACTCGTTCTCGGCCCCGTCGCTGGGCACGCTCTCCGCGCCGGCCACCCCGCTGGCGCTGCAGAACGGCGACACCGCCACCCTCACCGGTACGGTGACCGCCCAGTCCGCCCCGGCCGCCGGCCGGGCCCTCTACGGCGACCTGGCCGTGACCACCACCGAGGGCGCGGTCGTCGGCCGCGGCTCGGTCTCGATCGGCGCGGTGAACTGA
- a CDS encoding DNA recombination protein RmuC, translating into MDLSTLAVVVVCLAVGGVGGWHLARARSAAEVARLEATLAATREGEGRLEQSMRALSYEATAQSQEAVARAVAPLHDTLRRYEQRVGELERDRVDAYAELREQVRAMSTVSGELRTETKQLVAALRAPQVRGRWGEHQLRRIVEAAGMLEHCDFSEQVTAATDHQGVRPDLVVRLHGGRTVVVDAKAPFDAYLTAMEARDERGRDTHLDAHARHLRAHVDALAAKSYWAAFDSTPEFVVLFVPADPFLDVALQRDPTLLEHAFARNVVLATPATLVAMLRTVAYSWRQEALARNAVAVHSLARELYGRLSTLGDHVGKLGGSLSAAVTAYNRAVGSLEARVLVSARKLAELGVSDQELTTPAQVELTPRQPQAPELLDGPSTMERSI; encoded by the coding sequence ATGGACCTGTCGACGCTGGCCGTGGTGGTGGTCTGTCTCGCCGTCGGCGGCGTCGGGGGCTGGCACCTGGCCCGGGCCCGGTCGGCGGCGGAGGTCGCCCGGCTGGAGGCCACCCTGGCGGCCACCCGGGAGGGTGAGGGGCGGCTGGAGCAGTCGATGCGGGCGCTCAGCTACGAGGCCACCGCCCAGTCCCAGGAGGCGGTGGCCCGCGCGGTCGCCCCGCTGCACGACACCCTCCGTCGCTACGAGCAGCGCGTCGGTGAGCTGGAACGCGACCGGGTGGACGCCTACGCCGAACTACGCGAGCAGGTACGCGCCATGAGCACCGTCTCCGGCGAGCTGCGCACCGAGACCAAGCAGCTGGTCGCCGCGCTGCGCGCCCCCCAGGTGCGCGGCCGGTGGGGCGAGCACCAGCTGCGGCGCATCGTCGAGGCCGCCGGCATGCTGGAGCACTGCGACTTCAGCGAGCAGGTCACCGCCGCCACCGACCACCAGGGGGTCCGCCCCGACCTGGTGGTCCGGCTGCACGGCGGCCGGACGGTGGTGGTGGACGCCAAGGCGCCCTTCGACGCGTACCTGACCGCGATGGAGGCGCGCGACGAGCGGGGACGCGACACCCATCTCGACGCGCACGCGCGGCACCTACGGGCGCACGTCGACGCGCTGGCCGCGAAGTCGTACTGGGCGGCGTTCGACTCGACGCCGGAGTTCGTGGTGCTCTTCGTTCCCGCCGACCCGTTCCTGGACGTGGCGTTGCAGCGCGACCCGACCCTGCTGGAGCACGCATTCGCCCGCAACGTGGTGCTGGCGACCCCGGCGACCCTGGTGGCGATGCTGCGCACGGTGGCCTATTCGTGGCGGCAGGAGGCGCTGGCCCGCAACGCGGTGGCGGTGCACTCGCTGGCCCGTGAGCTGTACGGCCGACTGTCCACCCTGGGCGACCACGTCGGCAAGCTCGGTGGCTCGCTCAGCGCGGCGGTGACCGCCTACAACCGGGCGGTCGGCTCGCTGGAGGCACGGGTGCTGGTCAGCGCCCGCAAGCTGGCCGAGCTGGGCGTCTCCGACCAGGAGTTGACCACGCCGGCGCAGGTGGAGCTGACGCCCCGGCAGCCGCAGGCGCCCGAGCTGCTGGACGGTCCGTCCACGATGGAGCGCTCCATCTAG